The genomic interval TGTCCACCAGCGCGGGTTTTTCCCGGCACACCTGATGATATTTGCCTTACTATTTCAAGTCTTCTGCCTTGGAGTGTTGCGAGCGTGGCGGCTGAAGCATCTACGAGGAGTATGCCATACGTTTCCTTTTCTCTCAGAAGCTCCTGCAAATGCTCCGTGTGAAATCGCGAATCGCACCTATACAAGTAGATGTGTATCGGTTCAGGCGGAATAATCACGTAAGTTTCGATTCTTTCGCTTCCAGCACCATTTTGTGGAATTGCACCACAAAATATTACAAGTCCATTTTCTGGCGTTTCTTTGAACAGTTTAAGACGCTGCTGAACCTTGACAATAGCTTCTTGGACATTTTTGCGTGTTGTTGTGGATTTTATGTTTGACGCTGTGCCATATTCGTCTCGGAGCATGTTCATGACTTCGCTTATCTGCTTTCCCGGTGGAACGTAGAGCGAAACGAGTTCGGTGCCGCGTCCTTCTTTGCGCGCTAGCGTGTCCAGTGTTTTTTTAAGTCTAAACAGTTCCAGCGAAGTTCTTTTTGGCGTGCTCAACGGCTTTCACTAATCTTGTCTAGCGTAAAGCTACATGACAAGCAGCAAATTAAGAGTTTGGGAGAAATTTAGGGTAATCCGATAACTTCCTTCAAAAATGCCTTGTATGGACCAAGCTTTCCGCCATAGTTGCCTGCTGAAATTCTTACAACGCCTAGCACGCTTGCTGCAGCTTTCACTCCTGCGCTCATAGCCTTTTTTACAGCATCCACTGTCAAACCATTAACAACAATTTCGTAAACGCAATTTACGCCTTCTGAAAGCTGAGAATCCGGCACAACGGTTCTTAATCCGGGACAGAATGGATGGTTAGTTGATGCTTTAAGCTTGTATTTTAAAGAACCCGCCTTAGAGCCTGAACGGCAGATTCCACCGGGAAAAGGCATTATTACTTCACTTGCTTTGGCTTTGATTGCGTTTACTGCTTCTTCCGCCGCTTTTAGTCCACTTAGTTTGTCTTTAGCCATGATTAGGAAGTTTCCACCGGCAACGGCTTCTACGACTCCGAAAGTGTCTTCAACTATGAAGTCTCCTTCCATGACTGGAATTTTCCAAACTTTTCTGTTGCCAACCAAACCTTTTCTTTGGAAACCATCGCCGAACAATCGTATGGCTCTGCCAACTTTCAGTTTCCTTTTAGCATTAGGTAAGGCGTCAAAGGCTGAGGTGGTTGGACAAGTCATTATGCATTGTCCTATTCGCGTTATCATCTGGTTTTTCAAGTCGAACCTATTGCGGTTATATATCTGGATTAAAGCGCCTACGCGGTTGTCGGGGGTTTTGTCTGCTGAGACAACGCCTTCCAAACTTGCTTCAGCTGGTGACATGATTACGCTTGTTGCAAAGCCTGTTGCAACTGCTGCAGCTGTCAAAGCCCATTTTTCATTGTCAGCCGTTATTAATACGCGTCCAGCCCATAATGGAAACATCTCAGCAAAGGTGTCTACAATTTCGCACGTGTTTCCGTTTTCTGCTTTGTAAATGAATTTTTCTTCGGTCATGCGTTTGTTCCTCTTCACGGAATTTTACTATACAGAAAAGAGGAATTGGTTTAAATTCTTTGGCATTTATGGCATTGTTAGAAGCCCATCATAAAATGGCTCTGAATCTCTTTAAACCGTAGTCGTGAAATCCTTATAAACATCATTTTCTAAATACGGCTTTAAGTTTGACTATTAGGTGTGTTCCTTGGAAAAAGTCAAAATAGGTGTTGTTAAGTGCGGCAACATCGGCACTGCTCCCTTGCTTGAGCTTCTTCTGGACGAACTTGCTGATAGAGAAGACATCAGTGTGCGTAGTGTAACGACAGGCTCGAAGATGGTTGCTGAGGATGTGGCTGAAGTGTTGCCGAAAATTTTTGATTTCAACCCCACCTTTGTAATATTTATATCACCAAACCCCGCCGTTCAAGGACCCACAAAAGCCAGAGAAATACTTTTAGAAAAAAGAATCTCAAGTATTTTCATATCAGATGCGCCGGGAAAACGCCTTAAAGAAGAATTTGAAAAGCATGGTTTTGGCTATATTATTGTTATGGGCGACCCACTCATTGGGGCGCGAAAGGAGTTTTTGGACCCTACTGAAATGGCAATTTTCAATTCTAACATCATTAAAGTTCTTGCGATTACTGGCGTTTACAAGATGGTATATCAAGAGATTGATAGGCTTATACATGGCTACAAGGCTGGAGCAACTCCGGAACTTCCATGTTTAATAATAGACACCGAAAATATCAGAGATCACTCAGACTTTAGAAATCCCTATGCGAAAGCAAAAGCTATGGCGGCTTATGAGTTAACTAAAAAAATAGCTGAAGTTAACACGCGGGCTTGCTTTGCAGAAAAGGAGAAAGAAAAGTATATCCCACTCGTTGCTTGCGCTCACGAAATTGCTCAAGCAGCAGCCGACTTGGCTGAAGAAGCAAGAGAAATTGAAAAATACTCTGACACGTTAGTTAGACGGCCGCACGCTAAAGATGGAAAACCAAAAATAAAGGATAAATTGTTGTTGCCGCCTTCTTTTGATGAGGAAATTTTTCAGAAATGGCTTAAAGGTTTTAGGTTATCAGCAGAAAACGTAACCTAAAGATAGGAATTCGTTTTATATACGTTATTAGTATGTATATATGGTATTTCGATTAGGTATATATATTTTGCACTTAACCTATACATCCAAAGGTGACAAGTCCATGAAATCACTTGAAATAACTCCATTAGAAGGAAAAACGTTAAGGGTCATAATTGTAGAAAAAGAATACAGCGAGCCCTTCTGGCTTACAGAACCACAAAACAACTGCACCCCCAAAAACCCCCTTTCATCCGTTTTTAAACCATCCATCGCCTTCACTAATTTCCTCGAAAAACTTGTTGACGAGGCAAACCCTGACATTGCAACAGAAGAACAGGGAAACCGTTCTGTCGAGAAACTGGGCCAAAATAATGTTATTGCCCAATTGTTCCAGAAAAAAAGAATCCCCTTCTCGCTGGTAGACATTGACGAAAACGCTAAAGGCTATCTAATTTCCCTAATCGAAGAAAAGAAGCAACTCAGAGACCGCATAGTCGAAGCGCTAGAATCGCTACCATCCAAAGAAACCGACACACAAAGCATTGAAGAAGAATATCTTATGGCTTATGGGCAATGTTTGCAGCAAGAAATAGATGAAATGGAACGGGAAGCAAAGTTCTCAGTAAGGGAAAGTTGGATTGTAATGGGCATCCTTGAAAACGCTAAGAAAATCGAAAAAGAAGAAGTTACATGCCTTCACCTATCCAGTCCAGAGCACGTCAACGGCGTAAAAAAGCTGCTGGAATCAGTGGATGTGGAAGTAGAAACAATTCAGCCTACAAAAAAATTACTTTTTTCAAACAAAAAAGCACCGCCAGAAGAACTTGAAGATTTGCTAAGGTCTATGCAAATTCAAATCAAACCTGTAATCAAAAAAACTGCGGAAGAAGCGCCAAACATACTCTTCTTTCTGGACACGGACAAAAGAGCAAGCCCCTTTGACATTTGCATGGCATACGACGCAGGATTCAGTGTAGTAGTGCCCTATGAGAACGTGACGCCAGAAGAAGCAAAAAGAATAGTGCAAGACGCCATCTTCTCCAGAGACCCAAAAGGAATCAAACACACAACATTCTTCATAGGCGGAAAAGACATGGAAAAAGCCGAAGAAGTCTTAAAAGTTGCTCGTGACTCAATGTTTCCACCTTTTGAGGCCAGCACGATAATCGACCCAGCCGGAGCCTACACGACAGCTGCTGCCATGATAGCGAAAGTCGAAGAAGCCTTAACGCGTTCAAAACTTGGAAACCTAAAGGACAAACGTTGCGCAATTTTTGGCACAGGCGCTATTGGAAGAGTTGCGGCTATTCTTCTGGCAAGACTTGGATGTGATGTCAAAATTGTGAGTCCGAATCCAGACCGCGCTGACGGAGAAGAATACGTTGCAAAACTGGCGAGTATGCTTCAAAGCAAGTACGGTGTAACTGTGGAAGGAGTTTTCGCGCCGACACCAGCGAAGAAAGTGGAGGTTATAGAAAAATCAGATGTAATATTCTGCGTCTCCGTAGCGGGTGTTCGAATAATCAGTAAAGAAATGCTTAATGAAATTAAGCTTGCAAAAGTAATTGCTGACGTAAACGCTGTCCCACCATTGGGAGTTGAAGGAATAAAACTTGAAGACGACATGAGAGAAATAGCTCCGGGAATCTTCGGCATTGGCGCATTAACCATTGGCAGGTTGAAATACAAGCTGGAGCGAGAAATTCTTAAGGAAGCACGAAGAAACGGAAAAGGCACAATATACAACTATAACTATGCATTCCAGTTAGCAAGAAAAATCTTGAAAGGAGAAATCTCCCCTACCAAACTCGCTGTAACCCTAAGCTATCCTTCCAAAGAAAAGAAAGGCTCATGAACAAGTTCAAAAAGATGGCTTGTAAGAGCGGTTAATAGTAATTTCAGCAATATCCGCCGCAAACTCTGCTATTCGCCGAATGCTATCCCGTAAAGAACAACAAGCACAAATAACCTCAGTGCTTTTCTCTTTCGAAAAAGCCAAAGCCGCTATGTCTTGGTCTAATTTTTCTATTTTTGCTTGACTTTCAATGATTTCGTCAGAACACTTCACATCATTCGTGAGCAAGGCGTTTACAGCTTTGTCGTAAGAAACCAGAGCATCGCAACCTGCAGCGTACATTTTCTCCAAAAGCTGCTCGGAAACTTTCTTTCTTCTTCCTTCAAGCATTATGAGGTGTTTAGCTATGTTAGCAGCTTGGTCTGCAACTTGTTCAATGCGGTGTACGAGAGTTTGATAGTCGAGGCAGTCGATGGGTTCAAGGTCAAGTTGATTAGCTAATGTGGAGTCGACTGCTGCTCTGCGAAGTAGACGCAGTAGGAAGAAGGAGAAGTGGTCAACTTCATCGTCAAGTGTGAAAACCGATTTTGCAAGTGCTGCATCTTGATTTTTTAGGGCTGTGAAGGCGTCGCGGCACATGGAGCTGGATATCTTGTACATTCTGGTGATTCCAGCTTGGATTGACGCTTTGGACTCGTCTATTAGCGTTGCGATTTGCATCTCTTTCGTGTCAGCTTCCATGATGCGCATGTAAAGCATCTGAACTATTCCGCGAATGGCTTTTTGTTGGGCTACAGTGAAAAATTTGGTTGAGACTAACTTTATTGTTGAATAGCCGTTTAAGTAACAGGCGATTATGCTGCGTATCACGAAAATATCTTTCTCGTCTGGTTCTACGTGAAGGGTTATTTTGCCTGTTTCCCTTTCTTTTTTTGCGCCGGGGAAAACAACGAGTGAGCGGTCACGGTTTATGGCTATTGAGACGACGTCTCCTTGTTTTAGTTCGTTAAGTTGAGTCCAGTGTTTTGGTAGAGAAACCACAAGTGAAGAGCGTCCGAGGGACATGATTTTTCTTTGTTCCATGTCTGGTTCACTTCACTGTATTAGTGTGAAGATTGAGATATATACTTTTATAGACTGTATAGCGTCGCATGTTCCAGTATACTTGTGAATATTTTTAAATAATAACTGGCTCATATGTTCTCTTTAGGATGCATAGGAGAGTGAACATGTTTGACAGAAGTTGTTGAAAAAGGATTAAGAAAAATTGGCATAACAGTTTCCAAACCAATCTTGGCTGCAATCTGCATAGTATTCGGCATAATAGTCATAGCCTGGAGCGAGTTTCTAAACCTCGTAGTCGGCATATTCTTCATAATAGAAGGCGTCTTACTGTTAACTGATTACTTAGAAGTCAAACGACAACAGCCAACATCATCTTAAGCCAAAATTTATTATTCTTTCCATTTTTCTTTTCTACTATTAATAATTAGGTTCGCTCAAGGTAAAAGTAATTGCAAGAAACTGAAATTCAAAATTTATTGGTAATCGGAATCGACACAGTTGCCATCGCTAAATCTGCAACAAGAGCAGGCTACAAAGTTTATGTAGTGGACTTTTTTGGTGATTTAGACCTCAAGCGAGTATGCGTGTCTTGTAAGTCAATAGTTAAACAGAAACGTGGAAAAAGCTACGGCAAAATAGAATCCAAGTTGAAATCTGAGGCTTTTTTAAAGATAGCGAAGGCGTGGCTTAAAGAGCATAAAATAGATGCGATTCTGCTTTCTTCCGGCTTAGATGATGATTTTGAAGTGTTAAATGATTTAAACGATATTGCTCCAATCTTGGGCAACTCGCCGAAAATCATTAAGAAAGTTAGAGAAAGACACTGCTTTTTCGAAGAACTCAAGCGTTTAGGCATCGAACATCCAGTGACAACTATTGTTAAAAATGCTTACGAGGCAAGAAATGCAGCTGAAAAAATGGGATATCCAGTTGTGTTTAAACCTGTCAAAGGTTTTGGAGGAGCTAACATAAGAACTGTGCAAGATTCTGGAGAGGTAGAAAGAGTATTTAATCAAACCTCAAACGCTAGTGAGTATGTTTTGGTTCAGAAATTTATTGATGGCATCCATGCAAGCGTGTCTTTCATAGCAAATGGTGATGATGTTAAGCTTCTGACACTGAATGAGCAGTTATTGGGATTACGTTTTCTTAGTCAAGAAGAACCTTTTGGATATTGTGGAAATATTGTCCCGTTAAAATGTTCTAGTAGAGTTATTGAAAGATGCGAGCATATCGCCGAGAAAGTCGCTTTACGCTTTGGTCTTAAGGGTTTAAACGGCATTGACTTGGTAATTTCTAAAGATGGCAATCTATGCGTGGTAGAGGTGAATCCTAGATTTCAGGGAACCTTTGAATGTATTGAAAAAGTTTTAGGAATTAATTTGGTGGAGTCACACATTAATGCATGCTTACATGGTTCTCTCCCCACCATAAAAGAGCAAGCCTCAATCTATTGCACACGATTAATTTTATACGCGCCTAGACGCATCGCTGTCCCCGATTTGACAGTGTTTCCTGAAATTCGAGATATACCATTTCCAGAAACCATAATCGAGAAAGGAGAACCCTTATGTTCAATCATCACAGAGGGAAAAACGCGTGATGTCTCATTTCAGAAAGCCAAAAAACTAGCCAAATCGATTTACAGTTTGCTCCATCCAGCTTAATCGTCTAAAAGAGAAAAGTGCATTTTACGAATAACACTAATTATTGGGAGCCCAACCATTACTGTTATCGCTGCGGACATTGCGGACTTTATTGATGTTTCAACTGCGCCTAGCGCCCATATGGCTTGGAGATCTTGCACTCCGTAACCATAGAATAGTTGGTAGGTTTGGCATGGTACAAAAACGAAAATGCGAAAGAGGACATCAGCTTCTAATCCTATGAAAGTGCTAAGTGCTAGAATGTATAGCAGACTTGCCTTAGATTTTATATTCCATAGGTTTTTCCATTTCGTCAACACGATAACTAAAATTAAAAGGCATCCAAAGGCGAAAAACACGTCCCACATGCCCCAGAACGCCACATCTCCTAGCTGCCATACAACTGGTGTGGCGAGAAAAGCGCTAAGCAAAATCGTATAATAGATTAATGGTATTTTCCATTTTCCTCTGAAAACAAGAGCAGACATCATAGCTCCGATTGGAGCGCCGAGAGTGAATAGAAATTCGTAAACGTCCCGAAAGTAGATGAAATGTCCAATCATCACTCCTATAAAGTTTGAAAAGAAGCCGGTTAATGGTCCTAGTATTATTCCTGTTATGGGTTCGGATATGAAAACCCAACTGTACCAGACGCCTGAAAAAGGCAGAGGCGGTCTTACTAATGAATCGCATATGATGTTGAATGCGGCAAAAACTGCGACTAGCGTTATGAACTTTGAATCTTTTATTTTCTTCATTAAGGCACCAAGGTTTTTAGTGATATTTCCGAAATCTTTTGCGTTAAAGTATCTTAAGCCTTATTATTAACTTTTTAAGTGTCTTTATAAGAGTTGGATTAGCAGGATTATTATTGCTGTAAAAGCGCCCACAGTAAGCATAACCACACCATAAAACCATCCGTTTTCTTTTGCTATTTTTCCAAGGTATATGCCTAGCAAGAAAAGAGTAGCTAGCGAGAGAGCTAAAGAGATGAAATAGGCGTTCCAGATGGGTATGAGTCCCATCGAGACGAGGATGAAGGGTATCAGAGAAATGATTGCCGTTAAGGTTGGTGATAGCCCATCGATGATTGCTACATACAATGTTACGAATCTTGCGGCTTCGTAGTGTATTGGGTGGACATTGTCGTTTGTTGCTTCCTCCATCTCTTTTAAGTGGCGTTCTCTCTCTGCTTTTTCCGCCATGTAAGCTCCAAAAAAGCCAGAAAGCCCCATTGCTAAGCATGCTCCTAAACCTGCCAGCACGATTATTTCTGATTTCAAAACTCCAGCTATCAATGAGCCTAAAACTATGCCGAAAACAGTCATGGCGCCGTCGAATCCGTTCATGACAAAGTATCTTCTGGCTATGCCGCTTGCCTTCGTTATGCGTAGGTACGCCTTAGCCTTTTCGGAAAACTTTCTAAAAGATTTACTCAATGAGTATCTCTTCACCCTTGTAAGGGCGAAATGTAATAGCCCATGTCGGATTCGGGTTCTATTTACCACAATTGTTTAATATAAAGTTTTAGAATTCTAGCTAAACTCATTGGAGATGAATTAATGGTGCTTGCTGAAATTTTAGAGAAACTCTCTAATGCTTGTGGCGTTGCAGGTAGAGAGGAAGAAGTTAGAAATTTAATGAAGAAGTTCATGAAGCCCCACGTGGACGAGATTAAAGAAGACAAGCTTGGAAACGTTATCGGAATCAGAAAGGGAAAGAAAAACGCGCCTAAAGTGATGCTTGCGGGACACATGGACGAAATAGGATTACTAGTGAAAACAATTTCGAAAGAAGGCTTCCTGCAGTTCACAAAAATTGGCGGAATAGACGACAGAATCCTTCTCGGTCAGAAAGTCATAGTGTACGCGGAAAAAGGTCCTTTGCATGGGATAATTGGTTCGAAACCGCCGCATATACAGAAAGAAGAAGAACGCAAGAGGGTAATAACTTGCGATGAACTGTTCATAGACATCGGAGCTGGAAGTCAAGAAGAAGTCAAAAAAATGGGCGTGAGAATCGGAGACCCAGTCGGCTTTGACATTAAATTCGCCAAGATTGGAAAAAACATTGTCATCGGCAAGGCTTTTGATGACCGTGTTGGATGCGCTGTTATGGCTGAAGCGATTGAACGTTTGGAAAAAACGGAATGTACAGTGTATGCGGTTGGCACGGTGCAAGAAGAGGTTGGATTGAGAGGAGCGACAACCGCTGCGTTTGGCATATGCCCAGATGTCGGCATTGCACTTGACGTAACCATTGCCGGAGATGTTCCTGGCGTAAAGGAAGTTGAGGCGCCTGTAAAACTGGGAAGAGGTCCAGCATTGACTGTTGCTGATTATGGATTGATTACTCATCCTAAGGTTTTGCGGTTGTTGATTGATTCTGCTGAAGAAAGCAAGATTCCGTATCAGCTTGAAACGGGGTTGCCAGGGTCAACTGATGCGGCACGTATATCTTTGACTCGAGAAGGTGTGCCAAGCGGTGTTATATCGGTGCCAACGCGTTACATTCATAGTCCAGCTTCGCTTTTGAGTCTTGATGATGCTGAAAAAGCTGTGAAACTTTTGGTTGCGGCAATTAAGAAGATTCCAAAATACTTCTAACATCCTTTTTTCCTTGAAGAATTAAGGAACCATTTCATAGGACAATGTAGGTAAACGCGAATATGACTAGCAAAAGCATGCTAGGTGAAAAGGCAGTAAAACATTTTCTTGACGGATACAACTGTGCTCAAAGTGTCTTGTTAACAATTTTTGAGCATTGGAACATTAGGAATGATTTAGTTCCGAAAATTGCCACGGGTTTCGGCGGAGGAATGGGAAGATGCGGTTCTGTCTGCGGAGCATTAGTGGGTGGTGTAATGGCTATAGGCGTTAAATATGGCACAGATGAACCATCACTTGAAAAGAGACTAAAAGCCTACGGGCTCGCGAATGAACTTTACAAAAAATTTGAGAAGCAACATGGAAGTGTTCTATGTCGAGAATTAATCGGATATAACTTATCCAATCCTAAAGAATTGAGAAGAGCTCAGCAATCCAAAGTTTTCGAGAAGAAGTGTACCATTTTTGTAAGAACCGTGATAGGAAACCTGATGGAACTTGACAAGTACGCAAAATAATTTTTGAGTTAAGCGTGTTTTGCTGGAAAAATTTTTATACGTGAAAATTGGTAAGAAACGGAATCTGCTTCAGCTACTGAGGTGGCTTCCGTGAAAATTAAATGGTTAATATTGCCTTTCCTAATACTGTGTAGTTTTCCTCTGTTCGCTGCCAATGGTAACTCTAATGCTTCTCCAGAAAGCCCCGCGATAGTTGATGTTGGAATTTGGCTTGTTAACGTTGAAAAGGTTGATTTATCTGCGAACAGTTACAAACTAGACTTTTATTTATGGTTTAGATTTAACTCCTCCGAAATAAGCGCAGATAATGTGGCGAATTTTGAATTTGTCAACGGTGCCCCTTCAATGTACGTGGTAAGCAGAGAAGAAGATTATTTAGAATACCGTGTTAGAGGAGACTTCATTAAAACGTTTGATTTTAGGCAATATCCTTTCGAAACTCATAAACTGACTGTGGAATTGGAACACAAAAATCTTGATGTTTCTAGTTTAGTTTTCAGAGAAGACCCGACGTCAAAAATTGATGAAACAGTAAACGTGGCTGGCTGGTCTGTTGGCGATTTTGAAACAGCAGTTGTGGAGCATTCTTATGGTGAAGAAACATATTCACGTTTTGTCTTTAGCATTACTTTAGGACGACCAACGCTCTCCGCATTTGTTAAAAGTGTTTTACCAATAACCGTCATAACCACCATATCGTTGCTTGCCTTTTTCATATCGCCGCAGAACTTTTCTCAAAGGATAGGTTTAGGTGTCACAACACTTCTTTCTGCAACAGCCTTTCACCTTTCGCTTTTAAGCGGTATTCCACCGACTGGATATCTCACTTTAGCAGATAGGATTATGCTGTCCGTTTACATAATCTTTCTCTACAACCTTTCTGCTTCAGTTTACATCATGCGTCTTGTAGACGCAAAGAAAACAGAAGAAGCTACAAAATTCAACTCAAAGGCGCTTAAAACTCTACCAATCCTAATAATCATCCTCGTAGTAATTCAAACGGTTGCCACTCTGTTAGCTTTCTAAAACAAATGATTTTAAAACCAAAAGACCATATTATCCATTTGGCTGAAGCTATGCGGGCTAAGAAACGCTTCGAGTTTTTGGAACACACGGCAGACGCTTACATTGCTGCTTACGGAAAAGACTTGGCAGAAGCTTTTGAAAACGCCGCACTTGCACTGTTTGAAGTTATGACAGATGTTGAAAAAGTCAATCCGCAGATTGAAGATTACGTTGAAGTTTCAGCAGAAGACGAGTATGCACTTCTTTACAGTTGGCTTGAAGCTTTGCTTATAAAATTTGAAACAAACGGAATTCTCTATTCAAAATTCAAAATTTTAGAACTCGATAAAACCCCAAGCGGTTTCCAATTAAAAGCAAAAATCTGGGGAGAAAAATACAATCCACAAAAACATCCACAAAAAGTCGGCGTCAAAGCCGTCACATACCACCGCATGAAAATCATCAAAACACCAAACAAAACCACGTTACGATTCATCCTTGATATATAAAGAGTATTTATAAGGGGGGTCTATCACCAAAAAGCACACTAAACCATCTTCAACTCCTTCAAGCCTTTCAGAATTTCTTCCACAGCTACGTCAGGCGGCAAATCAATCTTCTCACATTTAAACTCCACAAAAGGAACTTTCTTTTCTCTATAATACTGCAGAATCGGTTGAGTTTGTCGCTCGTAAACGTCAATTCGGTTCTTAATCACATCCGGCGTGTCATCTGGACGCTGATAGAGTGGTCCACCACATTTGTCGCATATCATGTCCTTTTTTGGTTTTAAATAGCGTAAGTTGTAGACTTCGCCGCAGTTCTTGCAAATTCTCCGCGTGGACAAGCGCTCAATAATTATCCAGTCTGGCACAGTCAATTGAATAACAACATCTATCTTCACAATTTTCTCCAACGCTTTCGCTTGCTCAATAGTGCGTGGAAAACCATCCAAAATGAAGCCTTTCGCTGACTGCGCCTTTGCTAAGCGATTTTTCAAAACTTCAATTACGACATCATCCGGAACCAGCAAACCCTTCTCAACGTATCCCTTCACCTTCCTGCCCAAAGAAGTATCTTCCTTCATTATCTCCCGAAAAATGTCGCCCATAGCAATAACATCAACACCAAGCTTAGATTGCAGCCGCGAAGCATACGTTCCCTTACCAGAACCTGGCGCGCCGAAAATCAACGCCTTCAATCTTCTTACTCTCCTTTTGCTTGTTCTGCGTCTGTTATTAGTGTTAATAATTAAGTATTACTGTAAACCCTGCCTAACGAATTAAGAAAGTTATCTCCTTCACAAGAGTTTCTGGAACAAAAATTCTACCCTTTCGCTTATTCATTCTCACAAAACCAAGCTTAGCAAGCGCCTGCAAATCCTGATAGACATTTTTCACATCTCTCCTTATTTTTTGAGCCAAATCATTTATTGACTCAGCCCTCAAAGCGGCAATCTGAAACAACAATTCTATCCTTTTAGGCGTTAACAAAGCAATTTGTTGCGATTTAAAGTCTCTAATTTCTTCAATTGCATAGTCAAGAGTCCCTTCTTCAACGTAACCCTTATAACTGTCAACAAGCTCAGCCCATTCAAAATAAGCCTTTGCAGACTTAGCATCCAACTTATGTTTGAGAAAAAGCTCCTCAAACTTTTCAAACTGCATACCAAACTCTTTCTCAAATCGCCTTATTCGCCCTTCAACTTCTTCAGGCGTTAAATCCCGGATGAT from Candidatus Bathyarchaeota archaeon A05DMB-5 carries:
- the fhcD gene encoding formylmethanofuran--tetrahydromethanopterin N-formyltransferase, which produces MTEEKFIYKAENGNTCEIVDTFAEMFPLWAGRVLITADNEKWALTAAAVATGFATSVIMSPAEASLEGVVSADKTPDNRVGALIQIYNRNRFDLKNQMITRIGQCIMTCPTTSAFDALPNAKRKLKVGRAIRLFGDGFQRKGLVGNRKVWKIPVMEGDFIVEDTFGVVEAVAGGNFLIMAKDKLSGLKAAEEAVNAIKAKASEVIMPFPGGICRSGSKAGSLKYKLKASTNHPFCPGLRTVVPDSQLSEGVNCVYEIVVNGLTVDAVKKAMSAGVKAAASVLGVVRISAGNYGGKLGPYKAFLKEVIGLP
- a CDS encoding F420-dependent methylenetetrahydromethanopterin dehydrogenase, with translation MEKVKIGVVKCGNIGTAPLLELLLDELADREDISVRSVTTGSKMVAEDVAEVLPKIFDFNPTFVIFISPNPAVQGPTKAREILLEKRISSIFISDAPGKRLKEEFEKHGFGYIIVMGDPLIGARKEFLDPTEMAIFNSNIIKVLAITGVYKMVYQEIDRLIHGYKAGATPELPCLIIDTENIRDHSDFRNPYAKAKAMAAYELTKKIAEVNTRACFAEKEKEKYIPLVACAHEIAQAAADLAEEAREIEKYSDTLVRRPHAKDGKPKIKDKLLLPPSFDEEIFQKWLKGFRLSAENVT
- a CDS encoding phosphate uptake regulator PhoU, which encodes MEQRKIMSLGRSSLVVSLPKHWTQLNELKQGDVVSIAINRDRSLVVFPGAKKERETGKITLHVEPDEKDIFVIRSIIACYLNGYSTIKLVSTKFFTVAQQKAIRGIVQMLYMRIMEADTKEMQIATLIDESKASIQAGITRMYKISSSMCRDAFTALKNQDAALAKSVFTLDDEVDHFSFFLLRLLRRAAVDSTLANQLDLEPIDCLDYQTLVHRIEQVADQAANIAKHLIMLEGRRKKVSEQLLEKMYAAGCDALVSYDKAVNALLTNDVKCSDEIIESQAKIEKLDQDIAALAFSKEKSTEVICACCSLRDSIRRIAEFAADIAEITINRSYKPSF
- a CDS encoding ATP-grasp domain-containing protein yields the protein MQETEIQNLLVIGIDTVAIAKSATRAGYKVYVVDFFGDLDLKRVCVSCKSIVKQKRGKSYGKIESKLKSEAFLKIAKAWLKEHKIDAILLSSGLDDDFEVLNDLNDIAPILGNSPKIIKKVRERHCFFEELKRLGIEHPVTTIVKNAYEARNAAEKMGYPVVFKPVKGFGGANIRTVQDSGEVERVFNQTSNASEYVLVQKFIDGIHASVSFIANGDDVKLLTLNEQLLGLRFLSQEEPFGYCGNIVPLKCSSRVIERCEHIAEKVALRFGLKGLNGIDLVISKDGNLCVVEVNPRFQGTFECIEKVLGINLVESHINACLHGSLPTIKEQASIYCTRLILYAPRRIAVPDLTVFPEIRDIPFPETIIEKGEPLCSIITEGKTRDVSFQKAKKLAKSIYSLLHPA
- a CDS encoding M42 family metallopeptidase, whose protein sequence is MVLAEILEKLSNACGVAGREEEVRNLMKKFMKPHVDEIKEDKLGNVIGIRKGKKNAPKVMLAGHMDEIGLLVKTISKEGFLQFTKIGGIDDRILLGQKVIVYAEKGPLHGIIGSKPPHIQKEEERKRVITCDELFIDIGAGSQEEVKKMGVRIGDPVGFDIKFAKIGKNIVIGKAFDDRVGCAVMAEAIERLEKTECTVYAVGTVQEEVGLRGATTAAFGICPDVGIALDVTIAGDVPGVKEVEAPVKLGRGPALTVADYGLITHPKVLRLLIDSAEESKIPYQLETGLPGSTDAARISLTREGVPSGVISVPTRYIHSPASLLSLDDAEKAVKLLVAAIKKIPKYF
- a CDS encoding C_GCAxxG_C_C family protein, which produces MTSKSMLGEKAVKHFLDGYNCAQSVLLTIFEHWNIRNDLVPKIATGFGGGMGRCGSVCGALVGGVMAIGVKYGTDEPSLEKRLKAYGLANELYKKFEKQHGSVLCRELIGYNLSNPKELRRAQQSKVFEKKCTIFVRTVIGNLMELDKYAK
- a CDS encoding archease → MRAKKRFEFLEHTADAYIAAYGKDLAEAFENAALALFEVMTDVEKVNPQIEDYVEVSAEDEYALLYSWLEALLIKFETNGILYSKFKILELDKTPSGFQLKAKIWGEKYNPQKHPQKVGVKAVTYHRMKIIKTPNKTTLRFILDI
- a CDS encoding nucleoside monophosphate kinase, yielding MKALIFGAPGSGKGTYASRLQSKLGVDVIAMGDIFREIMKEDTSLGRKVKGYVEKGLLVPDDVVIEVLKNRLAKAQSAKGFILDGFPRTIEQAKALEKIVKIDVVIQLTVPDWIIIERLSTRRICKNCGEVYNLRYLKPKKDMICDKCGGPLYQRPDDTPDVIKNRIDVYERQTQPILQYYREKKVPFVEFKCEKIDLPPDVAVEEILKGLKELKMV